A DNA window from Bacteroidetes Order II. bacterium contains the following coding sequences:
- a CDS encoding DEDD exonuclease domain-containing protein produces the protein MTLLTNHTFVVFDTETTGMKPDEDRVIEIGAIKLVNGVEVARFSQLVNPGKFVPRFITEITGIHTAMLVNMPPPEEAFMDFLAFVGDGVLVAHNLSFDDGFVSAELERAELPALEQKKLCTLRLARRLLPRLPSRGLKNLANHFGIRIVNHHRATADAEATAKIFVQLARILDTEFNISTIEEAIRFQYKSYAQTKGEPKHIPIIREKILPQIPDLPGVYRMYDRSKRLIYVGKARRLKDRVTSYFRAIENHPKKTQNLVREVRDIKWDALPSELDALLYESKLIKQHLPKFNRALVRYKNAPFICLNSHLAFPTVGWKYVVLNDGAEYFGPLANREQAEQTLEWINQLFRLRECDESTFNRKAVCIYHEMGRCEAPCAKPEARVAYADHVQMVRNFLMGENESVRTALQHKMKKAATALAFEEARWFRDQLQMFDRILQGRKHIAAPVRDHNGAFVLMEEGALLVHLIRFGKKVETLRFSPHGWQTEQVLHLLQAVVEDQFSPHRKPPERYGQKEVDEIRILAHWMYCNRGRFHQIPFTNELALSDFLTMLHTVIQQTALS, from the coding sequence GTGACGCTTTTAACCAATCACACCTTTGTGGTATTTGACACAGAAACGACTGGCATGAAGCCGGACGAAGACCGTGTGATTGAAATAGGGGCTATTAAATTGGTGAATGGGGTGGAGGTGGCTCGTTTTTCCCAATTAGTCAATCCGGGCAAATTTGTGCCCCGTTTTATTACCGAAATCACAGGCATTCATACGGCGATGTTGGTCAATATGCCCCCACCGGAAGAAGCATTTATGGATTTTCTGGCCTTTGTGGGAGATGGGGTTTTGGTCGCGCACAACCTTTCTTTCGACGATGGATTTGTGTCGGCAGAATTGGAGCGGGCCGAGTTGCCAGCCTTAGAGCAAAAAAAATTGTGTACGTTGCGGCTGGCGCGTCGGTTATTGCCACGTCTTCCTTCTCGCGGTCTAAAAAACTTGGCCAACCATTTTGGTATCCGCATTGTCAACCACCACCGGGCCACTGCAGATGCCGAAGCTACCGCCAAAATCTTTGTACAATTGGCACGTATCCTCGATACTGAATTCAATATCAGCACCATTGAAGAGGCAATTCGTTTCCAATACAAGTCTTATGCGCAAACGAAGGGGGAGCCCAAACACATTCCCATTATCCGAGAAAAAATCTTGCCCCAAATTCCAGATCTCCCCGGTGTTTATCGAATGTATGATCGGTCAAAGCGGTTGATTTATGTAGGGAAGGCAAGGCGTTTAAAGGATCGGGTAACTTCATACTTTCGGGCCATTGAAAATCACCCCAAGAAAACCCAAAATCTGGTGCGGGAAGTGCGGGACATTAAGTGGGATGCCTTGCCGTCAGAGCTGGATGCCTTGCTGTATGAATCTAAGCTCATCAAGCAACACCTGCCTAAATTTAACCGTGCATTGGTTCGGTATAAAAATGCACCGTTTATCTGTCTCAATAGCCATCTTGCATTCCCAACGGTTGGATGGAAATATGTGGTACTAAATGATGGAGCCGAGTATTTTGGGCCTTTGGCAAATCGTGAACAAGCCGAGCAGACTTTGGAATGGATTAACCAGCTTTTTCGCCTAAGGGAGTGTGACGAAAGTACGTTTAACCGGAAAGCGGTCTGCATTTATCACGAAATGGGTCGCTGCGAAGCCCCGTGTGCAAAACCTGAAGCGAGGGTAGCGTATGCCGATCACGTACAAATGGTGCGGAATTTTCTAATGGGCGAAAATGAAAGTGTTCGAACGGCCTTGCAGCATAAGATGAAAAAAGCAGCAACGGCTTTAGCCTTCGAGGAAGCACGATGGTTTAGAGATCAATTACAGATGTTTGATCGGATATTGCAAGGACGGAAGCACATTGCCGCGCCTGTCCGGGATCATAATGGAGCGTTTGTGCTTATGGAAGAAGGCGCGCTGTTGGTACACCTTATCCGTTTTGGAAAAAAAGTGGAGACACTTCGGTTTAGTCCGCATGGCTGGCAAACAGAACAGGTCTTACATCTGCTTCAAGCCGTTGTGGAAGACCAGTTTTCGCCCCACCGTAAACCTCCTGAACGGTACGGCCAGAAAGAGGTAGATGAAATCCGGATTCTGGCACACTGGATGTATTGTAATCGTGGTAGATTTCATCAAATCCCTTTTACCAATGAATTGGCCTTGAGCGATTTTTTGACTATGCTCCATACTGTTATTCAACAAACCGCCCTTTCATAA
- a CDS encoding aminotransferase class IV family protein, with protein sequence MFTVPVFSSPFIGLNGDVVSTADAKLHVTDLALLRGYGVFDFMRVVNGIPLFEDRYLARFQHSAALLGLEIPLSITALKAHIYSLIAANGHPSAGLRLVLTGGFSSDSYHPTTPNLIVLDAPYPAPKPEYYTEGVLLIAHPYVREIAEAKTLNYIVPIRALPQIRKAGAFDMLYIDPEGWITESSRSNFFLVTKTGVVVTPHDRILRGITRGVILELAQDRYPVEMRPVHIDELQTAQEAFVTSTTNGAVGVVQLDALKIGNGQVGSVTKALHQAFLAYGEAYLTQQRTKGNLLSLRESYTYGFSEALKHHV encoded by the coding sequence ATGTTTACTGTTCCTGTTTTCTCCTCGCCTTTTATTGGTCTTAATGGCGATGTGGTTTCAACAGCCGATGCCAAACTGCATGTAACCGACTTGGCCTTGTTGCGCGGTTATGGTGTTTTTGATTTTATGCGGGTGGTCAATGGGATACCCCTTTTTGAGGATAGGTATCTGGCACGTTTCCAGCATTCTGCCGCGCTCTTGGGGCTTGAAATACCGCTTTCTATAACAGCACTGAAGGCACATATTTATTCATTGATTGCGGCCAATGGTCATCCGAGCGCTGGTTTGAGGTTGGTTTTGACGGGTGGCTTCTCGTCGGATAGTTACCATCCTACGACTCCTAATCTGATTGTGCTTGATGCCCCCTATCCAGCTCCTAAGCCGGAATACTATACCGAGGGCGTTCTCCTAATTGCCCATCCTTACGTCCGGGAAATAGCAGAGGCTAAAACGCTCAATTATATTGTTCCGATTAGGGCTTTGCCACAGATTCGTAAAGCGGGAGCCTTTGATATGTTGTACATTGACCCGGAAGGATGGATTACAGAGTCTTCGCGGTCAAATTTCTTTTTGGTAACGAAAACGGGGGTGGTTGTAACACCCCATGACCGCATATTGCGGGGAATAACCCGTGGCGTGATTTTGGAATTGGCGCAAGATCGGTACCCCGTAGAAATGCGGCCCGTACACATAGATGAATTACAAACGGCCCAAGAGGCATTTGTAACTTCGACAACCAACGGTGCTGTGGGGGTGGTGCAGTTGGATGCCCTGAAAATAGGTAATGGGCAAGTGGGGTCGGTTACCAAGGCGCTTCATCAAGCTTTTTTGGCTTATGGTGAAGCATACCTAACACAACAGAGAACCAAAGGGAACCTTTTAAGTTTGCGGGAATCATACACCTACGGTTTTTCGGAGGCTTTGAAGCACCATGTCTAA